A single genomic interval of Fibrobacter sp. UWB13 harbors:
- a CDS encoding LptF/LptG family permease: protein MKFSRYLIWNFLKMFLIVVCGAVLIFVVIDFVGNIKTWSAREMKAVTDYYLSYLPYILYLITPVALFIAVLASVGNMARHLEMCAMQSSGQSPFKTLMPIFFLGILMSIGSYEMSEHWLPDANHKRFEIMETNAQKRKNPRIKEKQDFTFIDSEKNSWFFKHYSGKSKVGRDVVLLIREQGRLVERYDVRAIRWIVKDSVTGDGFWRFENGFHRKFKKDGSVQVFPVRFANMKGKVSTHPNDLINERQLADEMDSKMVKARIDVLRRSGEDTRAMETALQFKYSAHWMNLIVLLIGAALCHRYSRSGGLSQKFGVGLLLVFSYYILERIGLKMGENGALSPFWAAWNSHFIYASLAFVMLYRSFRL, encoded by the coding sequence ATGAAATTTTCAAGATACCTTATCTGGAATTTTTTGAAGATGTTCCTCATCGTGGTCTGCGGTGCAGTCCTTATCTTTGTGGTAATTGACTTTGTCGGTAATATCAAGACCTGGTCAGCCCGAGAGATGAAGGCGGTGACCGATTACTACTTGAGCTACCTTCCGTATATTTTGTACTTGATTACCCCGGTCGCTCTGTTTATTGCGGTCCTAGCATCGGTGGGCAATATGGCACGCCACCTCGAAATGTGTGCGATGCAGAGCTCGGGCCAAAGTCCGTTCAAGACGCTAATGCCGATATTCTTCTTGGGCATCCTCATGTCGATTGGCTCGTACGAAATGAGTGAACATTGGCTCCCGGATGCTAACCACAAACGCTTTGAAATCATGGAAACCAACGCGCAAAAGCGTAAGAACCCGCGCATCAAGGAAAAACAGGACTTTACGTTTATTGATAGCGAAAAGAATAGCTGGTTCTTCAAGCATTACTCGGGCAAAAGTAAAGTCGGGCGAGATGTGGTTCTCCTGATCCGCGAGCAAGGGCGTCTGGTCGAACGTTACGATGTTCGTGCCATCCGCTGGATCGTAAAAGATTCTGTGACCGGTGATGGATTCTGGAGGTTCGAAAACGGGTTCCACCGCAAGTTCAAAAAGGATGGTTCCGTTCAGGTTTTCCCGGTCCGTTTTGCAAATATGAAGGGCAAGGTCAGCACGCACCCGAATGACTTGATTAACGAAAGGCAGCTTGCCGACGAAATGGACTCCAAGATGGTCAAGGCTCGTATCGATGTGCTTCGCCGTTCAGGTGAAGATACCCGTGCGATGGAGACGGCGCTCCAGTTTAAGTATTCCGCACACTGGATGAACCTGATTGTCCTTTTGATAGGGGCTGCGCTTTGCCACCGGTATAGCCGTTCTGGGGGGCTCTCCCAGAAATTTGGTGTTGGCTTGTTGCTTGTTTTTAGCTATTATATTCTAGAGAGGATTGGACTTAAAATGGGTGAAAACGGGGCTCTGTCGCCGTTCTGGGCGGCGTGGAACAGTCACTTTATTTATGCCAGTCTCGCATTTGTCATGTTATATAGATCATTCCGCTTGTAG
- a CDS encoding LptF/LptG family permease, with protein sequence MILVRYVLKELIAPFLASLFGITFLFVVDFLVKILDNVLSKGLPTSTVLEIFVLNLAWMLSLSIPMAVLVASLMTFGRMSGDQEITAVKAAGISPLSLMRPVLLVALLLSVLMVVFNNWVLPEANHRSVELMNAVSRKKPHVFIDAGRLITQFPGVQLWVNRIDPVSGTLYGIQIFEMEKKGAPRIVYADSASMDYVDNGATLMLRLRSGETHLVDPDDADNYFRIRFFSQDLAMQNVDDRLERRSRSYRSDREMPVEMMWDVVTEARKNYDTAAVQAKTRRLPTLLRIRDFVDGDSVLSADVKGLPLGDSMQIVQSLRKVRVQETASLRATERAWGRMEGELKRAAQYMVEIHKKFSTAFACFVFVLIGAPLGIMARKGGIGTGILYSLAFFVIYWICLIGGENLADRLVVSPELAMWISNIIIGIFGIFLTRAMIRDRFSGDSKISRFFRKIGRFFGKITKRFG encoded by the coding sequence ATGATTTTAGTCCGCTATGTCTTGAAAGAGCTAATTGCCCCTTTTTTGGCGTCGCTCTTTGGCATTACTTTTTTGTTTGTAGTTGACTTTTTGGTCAAAATCTTGGACAATGTGTTGTCCAAGGGCTTGCCTACATCTACAGTTCTTGAAATTTTTGTGCTCAACTTGGCGTGGATGCTTTCGCTGTCGATCCCGATGGCGGTGCTTGTCGCAAGCCTCATGACGTTTGGTCGTATGTCTGGCGACCAGGAAATTACGGCGGTCAAGGCAGCAGGCATATCGCCTTTGTCGCTGATGCGCCCGGTGTTGCTTGTGGCGCTGCTTCTCTCGGTCTTGATGGTCGTGTTCAATAACTGGGTGCTCCCGGAGGCAAACCATAGGTCTGTGGAACTCATGAATGCGGTGTCGCGCAAGAAACCGCACGTGTTTATTGATGCCGGGCGCCTGATTACGCAGTTCCCCGGCGTGCAACTTTGGGTAAACCGAATTGACCCCGTGTCGGGAACCTTGTACGGGATCCAGATTTTCGAAATGGAAAAGAAGGGCGCTCCGCGTATTGTCTATGCCGATAGCGCCTCGATGGACTATGTGGACAACGGTGCGACTCTCATGCTTAGGCTTCGCAGTGGTGAAACGCATCTCGTTGATCCGGATGATGCCGATAACTACTTCCGCATCCGATTCTTCTCGCAGGATCTTGCGATGCAGAATGTGGATGACCGCTTGGAACGCCGCAGCCGCAGTTACCGCAGTGACCGCGAAATGCCTGTCGAAATGATGTGGGACGTGGTGACGGAAGCCCGTAAGAACTACGATACGGCAGCAGTGCAAGCCAAGACCCGCCGCTTGCCGACTCTCCTTCGCATCCGTGATTTTGTCGATGGCGATAGTGTTCTCTCGGCTGACGTCAAGGGACTTCCTTTGGGCGATTCGATGCAGATTGTGCAGAGCCTCCGTAAAGTTCGCGTGCAGGAAACGGCTTCGCTTCGTGCCACAGAACGTGCCTGGGGGCGCATGGAAGGCGAACTCAAGCGTGCCGCCCAGTACATGGTTGAAATCCACAAAAAGTTCAGCACCGCTTTTGCATGCTTTGTGTTCGTGCTGATCGGCGCTCCGCTTGGAATCATGGCGCGCAAGGGTGGCATTGGCACAGGCATTCTCTATAGCCTTGCGTTCTTTGTCATCTACTGGATTTGCCTTATCGGTGGCGAAAACCTTGCCGACCGCCTGGTGGTCTCTCCGGAACTTGCCATGTGGATTTCGAATATCATTATCGGCATATTCGGCATATTCCTGACGCGTGCGATGATTCGCGACCGCTTCTCGGGCGATTCCAAAATTTCCCGCTTCTTTAGGAAGATTGGTCGATTCTTTGGTAAAATCACGAAGAGGTTCGGATGA
- the bamD gene encoding outer membrane protein assembly factor BamD: MKKVFKYTLFVPFFLYMATVMGCSSTSNKKMTHTEWCKTRYEAAEELYKAKKYGRATEKLEEILSTCAGSGYMEQAQFLLAESRFNLEQWIEARGEYGSFIVNFPGSPFAETAEFRKAVSSFNMEYKIDRDESNTTTAMKDFERYLANHPETPLRDSVNYYYNLLVDRVAEKEFQTGRLYLRMEKPQAAVIYFKEFLETYPKAKRRQEVLFLISDAYTDLDQFEPARQYLAIAQNEASDDQDIQKRVKKAEAKIASAEESYEKRLKKESEKKRLQKEEKKLAE, encoded by the coding sequence ATGAAAAAAGTTTTCAAGTATACCCTGTTCGTTCCTTTTTTCCTTTATATGGCAACTGTGATGGGTTGTTCTTCGACCTCCAACAAAAAAATGACCCACACGGAATGGTGCAAAACGCGCTACGAAGCCGCCGAAGAACTCTACAAGGCAAAAAAATACGGCAGAGCCACCGAAAAACTCGAAGAAATCCTTTCTACCTGCGCCGGTTCCGGATACATGGAACAAGCCCAGTTCTTGCTTGCCGAAAGCCGTTTCAACCTGGAGCAGTGGATTGAAGCCCGTGGCGAATACGGAAGCTTTATCGTAAACTTCCCGGGTTCTCCGTTTGCTGAAACCGCCGAATTCCGCAAGGCAGTCTCTTCGTTCAACATGGAATACAAGATTGACCGCGACGAATCCAACACGACAACCGCCATGAAGGATTTTGAACGCTACTTGGCAAACCACCCGGAAACCCCGCTCCGCGACTCCGTCAACTACTACTACAACCTCCTCGTCGACCGCGTTGCCGAAAAGGAATTCCAGACGGGCCGCCTCTACTTGCGCATGGAAAAGCCGCAGGCAGCCGTCATCTACTTCAAGGAATTTTTGGAAACGTACCCCAAGGCAAAACGCCGCCAGGAAGTACTCTTCCTCATCTCCGACGCTTACACGGACCTCGACCAGTTTGAACCGGCAAGGCAGTACCTCGCCATCGCCCAGAACGAAGCCAGCGATGATCAGGACATTCAAAAGCGCGTGAAAAAGGCTGAAGCCAAAATCGCTAGCGCCGAAGAATCCTACGAAAAGCGCCTGAAGAAAGAATCTGAAAAGAAGCGCCTCCAGAAAGAAGAAAAGAAACTGGCTGAATAA
- a CDS encoding rhomboid family intramembrane serine protease, which translates to MPHFMSPMIRRRPSAEESRSTSANQESAQPSIVQSIDFSQPTQPSTEQSAEQSAPSEEQQQILPDVRVSEGGFRQIRDESLVLLSQGITHRIERSEEGPFQIFVEPEKRRMAQFQIRLYHHENPPLDENPPLPLKLTLHPLWVLAIPIICTLLDFSDISVQMHNSGIADASKILRGEWWRTITAMTLHADSRHLGSNLVSGFLALSLLHYRIPLAKLVPFLAVASAVANFFVALTVQTSFRSLGFSGFVFATIGCLAVIEFRLMPRETHGMLRRFAPLCGAASLAVFLGLGENADILGHFYGFIAGLLCGFIPTKKTLRWGAPTTAADIFGVLAYYALFAVGWALAL; encoded by the coding sequence ATGCCACACTTTATGTCGCCCATGATTCGCCGCAGGCCATCCGCCGAAGAATCGCGCTCAACCTCTGCAAATCAAGAGTCCGCGCAACCTTCAATTGTACAAAGCATCGATTTTTCACAGCCAACACAGCCTTCGACTGAACAAAGCGCCGAGCAATCCGCGCCGTCCGAAGAACAGCAACAAATTCTGCCCGATGTCCGCGTGAGCGAAGGCGGTTTCAGGCAAATCCGCGACGAGAGTCTCGTGCTTTTGTCGCAAGGCATTACGCACCGCATCGAACGCTCCGAAGAAGGTCCGTTCCAGATTTTTGTGGAGCCCGAAAAACGCCGCATGGCACAATTCCAAATTCGTCTTTACCACCACGAAAATCCACCGCTCGACGAGAATCCGCCCCTCCCGCTAAAGCTTACGCTACACCCGCTCTGGGTGCTTGCCATTCCCATCATTTGCACGCTCTTAGATTTTTCTGACATCTCCGTTCAAATGCACAATTCAGGCATTGCCGATGCCTCCAAAATTCTACGCGGAGAATGGTGGCGCACGATTACAGCCATGACGCTCCATGCCGACAGCCGCCATCTCGGGAGTAACCTCGTATCGGGATTTCTCGCTTTGAGCCTATTGCACTACCGCATCCCACTTGCAAAGCTCGTGCCTTTCCTAGCGGTCGCCAGTGCCGTTGCCAACTTCTTCGTAGCGCTTACCGTGCAAACAAGCTTCCGTTCGCTCGGCTTTTCCGGCTTCGTTTTTGCAACCATCGGTTGCCTCGCCGTCATCGAGTTCCGTCTCATGCCGCGCGAAACGCACGGCATGCTCCGTCGCTTTGCGCCGCTCTGCGGCGCCGCCTCGCTTGCCGTATTCCTCGGTCTTGGCGAAAACGCAGACATCCTCGGTCACTTTTACGGTTTTATAGCGGGCCTGCTTTGCGGATTCATCCCCACAAAAAAGACGCTCCGCTGGGGAGCGCCTACTACAGCCGCCGACATCTTTGGAGTCCTCGCCTACTACGCATTGTTCGCCGTAGGCTGGGCATTAGCCCTTTAA
- a CDS encoding tetratricopeptide repeat protein, giving the protein MANESNNNNSELKAFFVHHGTKIAVAFVVLFAIIAGIVQYKEARKVAAAEQSELIGVGLTYLYANEKDSALVEFEGKIASGKLEGLALAKASLLAGNIKFEKKDFDGAALLFQNALDNAGSVALVRSAAMHGLAAVKMEKGDFSAAANFLEKYIAEYGKRTGDKEDRYQKDEPADEVPMVADAMWKLTLVYQQLGASDKAKATAERLLQIYGDNRAFADKARKFLAAL; this is encoded by the coding sequence ATGGCTAACGAATCTAATAACAATAATTCTGAACTTAAAGCGTTCTTTGTCCACCATGGCACCAAGATCGCTGTAGCGTTTGTCGTCCTCTTCGCAATTATTGCTGGCATTGTCCAGTATAAGGAAGCTCGCAAGGTCGCTGCTGCCGAACAGAGCGAACTTATCGGCGTGGGTCTTACCTATCTCTATGCGAACGAAAAGGATAGCGCTCTCGTGGAATTCGAAGGCAAGATTGCTTCTGGCAAGCTTGAAGGTCTTGCTCTCGCTAAGGCATCCCTCCTCGCTGGTAACATCAAGTTCGAAAAGAAGGACTTTGATGGTGCTGCTCTCCTCTTCCAGAATGCTCTTGACAACGCTGGTTCCGTGGCTCTCGTCCGTTCGGCTGCCATGCATGGTCTTGCCGCTGTGAAGATGGAAAAGGGTGACTTCTCCGCTGCTGCAAACTTCCTCGAAAAGTACATTGCTGAATACGGCAAGCGCACTGGCGACAAGGAAGACCGCTATCAGAAGGACGAACCGGCTGACGAGGTCCCGATGGTTGCAGATGCCATGTGGAAGCTCACTCTCGTGTACCAGCAGCTTGGTGCAAGCGACAAGGCTAAGGCTACTGCCGAACGTCTCCTCCAGATTTATGGCGACAACCGCGCTTTTGCTGACAAGGCTCGCAAGTTCCTCGCCGCTCTCTAA
- a CDS encoding DNA repair helicase XPB — MNPNGAIIVQSNLEIMVEVDNPNYTTARDAIAPFTELVKSPEHLHTYKISHLSLWNAAATGLRAPEVLERLDSQSRYPVPPTVVTEIEDYMARYGLLRLKKEDDRLLMESDDKLMFLEICKLKDVEPFIIEHIDDTHVVVDPERRGHLKMVLTNAGFPVEDLAGYTVGDPLPIQLRETTVSGKPFKLRDYQKDAAQVFYASGSEKGGSGVIVLPCGSGKTVIGLATMALVQTKTLILTPNISSSRQWIREICDKTNLTLDQVKEYSGEVKEIGPVTVATYQILTQRKRAKKGEENKEGKEPEMTEEEVKKELANFPLFSQEKWGLMIYDEVHLLPAPVFRLSTEMQATRRLGLTATLVREDHKETEVFSLIGPKKFDIPWRILEAQGWIATADCNEIRIPMDPELKMKYALAPVRDKITLASTNPEKTDIVERLLKYFSKPDDRVLIIGQYIDQLEALSEDLQIPLITGKTPNKEREKLYGAFRSGAQKNLMVSKVGNFAIDLPDANVLIQISGTFGSRQEEAQRLGRVLRPKSDGGAAHFYSIVTQDSKEQEFAMNRQLFLTEQGYAYKIIKRGDWDILMRSPEELAARP; from the coding sequence ATGAATCCGAATGGCGCAATCATTGTACAAAGTAACCTCGAAATTATGGTCGAGGTCGATAATCCTAATTACACTACCGCACGTGATGCAATCGCTCCTTTTACAGAGCTTGTCAAAAGCCCGGAGCATCTGCACACTTATAAGATTTCTCATTTGAGCTTGTGGAACGCCGCCGCAACAGGCCTGCGCGCTCCCGAAGTCCTCGAACGCTTGGACAGCCAGAGCCGTTACCCCGTGCCGCCGACCGTCGTGACCGAAATCGAAGACTACATGGCTCGTTACGGTTTACTTCGTTTGAAAAAAGAAGACGACCGCTTGTTGATGGAATCTGATGATAAATTAATGTTCCTTGAAATTTGCAAGCTCAAGGACGTTGAACCTTTTATTATCGAGCACATTGACGACACGCACGTCGTTGTTGACCCGGAACGCCGTGGTCACTTGAAGATGGTCCTTACCAACGCAGGTTTCCCGGTCGAAGACTTGGCTGGTTATACCGTTGGCGACCCGCTCCCCATCCAGCTCCGCGAAACAACCGTTTCCGGCAAGCCGTTCAAGCTCCGCGATTACCAGAAGGACGCCGCACAGGTGTTCTACGCCAGCGGTAGCGAAAAGGGCGGTTCCGGTGTGATCGTTCTCCCCTGCGGTTCCGGTAAGACTGTGATTGGCCTTGCCACGATGGCTTTGGTACAAACTAAAACTTTGATTTTGACTCCGAACATTTCGTCTTCCCGCCAGTGGATCCGCGAAATCTGCGACAAGACAAACCTCACGCTCGACCAGGTCAAGGAATACTCCGGTGAAGTCAAGGAAATCGGTCCAGTGACGGTTGCCACTTACCAGATTTTGACGCAGCGCAAGCGCGCCAAGAAGGGCGAAGAAAACAAGGAAGGCAAGGAACCAGAAATGACCGAAGAAGAGGTCAAGAAGGAACTTGCAAACTTCCCGCTTTTCAGCCAGGAAAAGTGGGGCCTCATGATTTACGACGAAGTCCACTTGCTCCCGGCTCCGGTGTTCCGCCTGAGTACCGAAATGCAGGCCACTCGCCGCTTGGGCCTTACGGCAACGCTCGTCCGTGAAGACCACAAAGAAACCGAAGTGTTCAGCTTGATTGGCCCGAAAAAGTTCGATATTCCGTGGCGCATCTTGGAAGCACAAGGCTGGATTGCAACTGCCGACTGTAACGAAATCCGCATCCCGATGGATCCGGAACTCAAGATGAAGTACGCTCTTGCTCCGGTGCGCGACAAGATTACGCTTGCGAGCACGAACCCCGAAAAGACGGACATTGTCGAACGCTTGCTCAAGTACTTCAGCAAGCCGGATGACCGCGTACTCATCATCGGCCAGTACATCGACCAGCTCGAAGCGCTCTCCGAAGACTTGCAGATTCCGCTCATTACCGGCAAGACTCCGAACAAGGAACGCGAAAAGCTCTACGGAGCATTCCGTTCGGGCGCGCAGAAGAACCTCATGGTTTCGAAGGTCGGTAACTTCGCTATCGACTTGCCGGACGCCAACGTACTTATCCAGATTTCGGGTACGTTCGGAAGCCGTCAGGAAGAAGCCCAGCGCCTCGGCCGCGTGTTGCGCCCGAAGAGCGACGGCGGTGCAGCACACTTCTACAGCATCGTGACGCAGGACTCCAAGGAACAGGAATTCGCCATGAACCGCCAACTGTTCCTCACGGAACAGGGCTATGCCTATAAAATCATCAAGCGCGGCGACTGGGATATTCTCATGAGGTCGCCCGAGGAACTCGCCGCACGCCCGTAG
- a CDS encoding T9SS type A sorting domain-containing protein — MKKIMALVFALFFAVANAAETYVASEKITQQVLSGELTQTVYAGDEIKPITILYENTGLAENVVPEYSSTNFLENFGLSKRWTKGPACEIAGEMRDDISAGTYTAFIVVRDNEGKFAKTEFEFTVLEKEETLSLKWNKSSGDVNQEVTAGKSITPIVFDYEGITSYSVSGLPSGLVKNIDEKKHKIMIVGSVNSDVMSGDYEYKVTVKNDQGDEKSMSGTIVVKSGKARTSIKLVSEKARQEVLAGNEIEPVVFEFANVRDDESLSSFKFEGSLKGSFAYSVEGNKLTCSGTVDENLKGGLYTIRVIAIGENNNDTAFANVDVIHKSVVTSVSVVENETQTVTAGDSIEPIVFKVEHGSNLELTNFPGGYGLKKDGNTVTITGLVEENAKGPYEVVLTVTGADNNASAKATINVAAGVMSFDVIEGSDNQTVVAGQEIVPIVYQYNHVKLINGKKILADLKVEQDKEKKQVKIYGTVDPEMAAYEYVYWFELTDYYGETKTVTGKINVVASIDDISSSSSSATSSSSAVQSSSSVVASSSSEATSSSSAKSSSSVEESSSSVKSSSSSKKDDKSSSSSVKSSDSKSSSSSAKTQSSSSGKNDKSSSSSAKSSSSAVQSSSSEKAESSSSEKTTKIVTVAMNGVKFGYANNALTIAVPTSSMVRVQVFDLTGHLVETFAESVNGAKSISLAHLNRGNYLVRVESNSMVRTARIAVK, encoded by the coding sequence ATGAAAAAAATCATGGCGTTGGTTTTTGCCTTGTTCTTTGCGGTAGCAAATGCCGCTGAAACTTACGTGGCTTCGGAAAAGATCACGCAACAGGTTCTGTCAGGGGAACTTACCCAGACCGTGTATGCTGGCGATGAAATTAAGCCGATTACGATTCTATATGAAAATACTGGCCTTGCCGAAAATGTTGTTCCAGAATATTCATCGACGAACTTTTTGGAAAATTTTGGATTGTCGAAAAGGTGGACTAAGGGGCCCGCTTGTGAAATTGCGGGAGAGATGAGGGATGATATTTCCGCTGGTACGTACACTGCATTTATCGTCGTCCGGGACAATGAAGGCAAGTTCGCCAAGACAGAGTTCGAGTTCACTGTGCTGGAAAAAGAAGAAACGTTGTCTTTAAAATGGAATAAAAGTAGCGGTGACGTGAATCAGGAAGTCACTGCGGGTAAGTCTATTACACCTATCGTTTTCGATTACGAGGGAATAACAAGTTATAGCGTGAGTGGACTCCCGTCTGGACTTGTAAAGAATATTGATGAAAAAAAACATAAAATCATGATTGTCGGCTCTGTAAATAGCGATGTAATGTCTGGTGATTATGAATACAAAGTCACTGTTAAGAACGACCAAGGCGATGAAAAGAGCATGTCGGGAACGATTGTTGTGAAAAGTGGCAAGGCTCGCACATCAATAAAACTTGTTAGTGAAAAAGCAAGACAGGAAGTCCTGGCGGGCAATGAGATTGAGCCTGTCGTGTTCGAATTTGCAAATGTTCGTGACGATGAAAGTTTATCTTCATTTAAGTTCGAAGGATCGTTAAAAGGATCGTTTGCGTATAGTGTAGAAGGAAATAAGCTCACGTGCAGTGGAACTGTCGATGAGAATTTGAAGGGTGGATTATACACGATAAGAGTTATTGCAATTGGTGAAAATAACAATGATACCGCTTTTGCAAACGTTGATGTGATTCATAAGTCTGTCGTGACGAGTGTATCTGTTGTTGAAAATGAAACGCAGACGGTGACCGCCGGCGATTCGATCGAACCGATTGTTTTCAAGGTAGAACATGGCTCTAATCTTGAGCTTACGAATTTCCCGGGTGGTTACGGGCTTAAAAAAGATGGTAATACGGTGACTATTACAGGGCTGGTTGAAGAAAATGCTAAGGGTCCGTATGAAGTTGTGCTTACAGTCACTGGTGCCGACAACAATGCGAGTGCCAAGGCGACGATTAATGTAGCAGCTGGGGTTATGTCGTTCGATGTTATTGAAGGTAGCGATAATCAAACGGTTGTTGCTGGCCAAGAGATTGTTCCGATAGTTTATCAGTACAACCATGTGAAACTTATTAATGGTAAAAAAATCCTTGCTGATTTGAAAGTGGAACAAGATAAAGAAAAAAAGCAAGTTAAGATTTATGGAACTGTGGATCCTGAAATGGCGGCCTATGAATACGTTTATTGGTTCGAACTGACGGATTATTATGGAGAAACAAAGACTGTAACGGGCAAGATTAATGTCGTTGCATCTATTGACGATATTTCGTCTTCGTCGAGTTCGGCAACGAGTAGTAGCTCTGCCGTGCAGTCCAGCTCTAGCGTTGTGGCATCTTCGAGCTCGGAGGCGACATCTTCAAGTTCTGCAAAGTCTAGCAGCTCTGTCGAAGAATCTAGTTCCAGTGTGAAGTCTTCAAGCTCTAGCAAAAAGGATGATAAATCGTCCTCCAGCTCGGTTAAGTCTAGCGATTCGAAGTCTTCGTCTAGTTCAGCAAAGACTCAGTCTTCTAGCTCCGGCAAGAATGACAAGTCCTCTTCAAGTTCCGCGAAGTCCAGCAGTTCTGCCGTGCAGTCCAGCTCTAGCGAAAAGGCCGAATCCTCTTCGAGCGAAAAGACTACTAAGATTGTGACGGTGGCGATGAACGGCGTGAAGTTTGGCTATGCAAACAATGCGCTGACGATTGCGGTGCCCACATCTTCGATGGTGCGTGTGCAAGTGTTCGACTTGACCGGTCATTTGGTCGAAACGTTTGCAGAATCTGTGAATGGCGCAAAGAGCATTAGTCTCGCTCATTTGAACCGAGGCAATTATCTGGTGCGAGTCGAAAGCAATAGCATGGTTCGTACCGCAAGAATTGCCGTGAAATAA
- a CDS encoding Na/Pi cotransporter family protein — protein MTLMILKMIGCLALLMFGMKTMSEGLQKLTGGHLRTVLGTMTKHRLGGLLTGTAVTAAVQSSTATTVMTVSFVNAGLLTLKQAIPVIMGANIGTTATAWLMSIFGFQFNMSSVVWPFFALGIVLTYVRKNSVKSFGEFVFGFSFMFLGLTTLRENAVAMDLSHNQTIIDFFASTGGYGIWSTLLFLLLGGILTMCVQSSAAIMAITLILCSSGVLPIYQGIALVMGENIGTTVTSNLAALSASTQARRAALAHMLFNVFGVVWVLILFHPFVNMVCHFVGFDPNFVPQTQEEIAHASVRVTYALSGFHTAFNLCNVLLLIWFIKPMENLICKIIKEKDDGEDFRIKFISGGLMSTAELSLFEARKEINVFAERTLKMFRFLPDLLKMKNEEDFVKLFARIEKYEGISDRFEIEIGEYLNKVSGGRLSIESKTMLQCMQKEISEIESIGDACYNMARAINRKFHLEEDFTEEQYSRIENMMKLCDQALVQMVDVIEDKPHTKASNTMTLEFEINDYRKMLKDLNIEDINAQRYSYQIGVHYMDVVNDCEKLGDYVVNVVEAHVNHRLLGK, from the coding sequence ATGACTCTTATGATTCTCAAGATGATCGGTTGCCTTGCTCTCCTCATGTTTGGCATGAAGACGATGAGTGAAGGCTTGCAAAAGCTTACTGGTGGACATCTCCGTACTGTTCTTGGAACTATGACCAAGCATAGGCTTGGAGGACTTCTTACGGGTACTGCCGTTACTGCTGCTGTGCAGTCTTCGACTGCGACTACCGTCATGACTGTTAGTTTTGTGAATGCTGGCTTGCTTACTCTTAAGCAGGCCATTCCTGTTATTATGGGCGCAAATATCGGTACGACGGCAACGGCTTGGCTCATGTCCATCTTCGGATTCCAGTTCAACATGAGCAGCGTGGTGTGGCCGTTCTTTGCGCTTGGCATTGTGCTAACCTACGTCCGCAAAAACAGTGTCAAGAGCTTTGGCGAATTTGTGTTCGGCTTCTCGTTTATGTTCCTCGGGCTCACGACGCTCCGTGAAAACGCGGTGGCGATGGACCTTTCGCATAACCAGACGATTATTGATTTCTTTGCCTCGACGGGCGGCTACGGCATCTGGAGCACGCTTTTGTTCTTGCTCCTGGGCGGTATCCTTACGATGTGCGTGCAGTCTTCGGCGGCTATCATGGCGATTACGCTTATTCTTTGCTCTAGTGGCGTGCTCCCGATTTACCAGGGAATTGCGCTTGTGATGGGCGAAAACATCGGTACGACGGTGACCTCGAACCTGGCGGCGCTATCGGCAAGTACGCAGGCTAGGCGCGCGGCTTTGGCGCACATGCTCTTCAACGTGTTCGGTGTGGTGTGGGTGCTGATTTTGTTCCACCCGTTTGTGAACATGGTTTGCCATTTTGTTGGCTTTGACCCTAATTTTGTGCCGCAGACTCAAGAAGAAATTGCCCATGCAAGTGTGCGTGTGACGTATGCACTTTCTGGATTCCACACGGCATTTAACCTGTGCAACGTGCTCTTGTTGATTTGGTTCATTAAGCCGATGGAAAATCTCATTTGCAAGATTATCAAGGAAAAGGACGACGGCGAAGATTTCCGTATCAAGTTTATCAGCGGTGGCCTCATGAGTACGGCAGAACTTTCGCTCTTTGAAGCCCGCAAGGAAATTAACGTTTTTGCAGAACGCACTCTCAAGATGTTCCGCTTCTTGCCGGACCTCCTCAAGATGAAAAATGAAGAGGACTTTGTAAAGCTGTTCGCCCGCATCGAAAAGTACGAAGGTATCAGCGACAGATTTGAAATTGAAATTGGTGAATACTTGAACAAGGTCAGCGGCGGTCGCTTGAGTATCGAAAGTAAGACGATGTTGCAGTGCATGCAGAAGGAAATTTCTGAAATCGAAAGTATCGGCGATGCTTGCTACAACATGGCTCGCGCCATCAACCGCAAGTTCCATCTTGAGGAAGATTTTACCGAGGAACAGTACAGCCGCATAGAAAACATGATGAAACTTTGCGACCAGGCGCTAGTGCAGATGGTGGATGTTATCGAGGACAAGCCGCATACGAAGGCTTCGAATACGATGACGCTTGAATTTGAAATCAACGATTACCGCAAGATGCTCAAGGACTTGAATATCGAAGATATCAATGCGCAGCGCTACAGCTACCAGATTGGCGTGCATTACATGGATGTGGTGAACGACTGCGAAAAGCTGGGGGACTACGTGGTGAACGTCGTCGAAGCGCACGTGAACCACAGATTGCTCGGAAAGTAA